CCTGACATCCCATGCCCGCGGCTGTGATCGCCTGTCGGAATACATGGTCAACGCAATCCCCTGCCACATACACACCTGGTACGTTGGTTCGGATCTGGCTCCCTGGTTCAGCTAAGAAGTAGCCATTCTCATCCGTCTTCAAGGCATCCGCAAATGCCTGAGTGTTAGGGATGTGTCCGATTGCGATAAATGCTCCTTTGCAAGGAATGGTCTTTTCCTCACCTGTCTTAAGGTTTTTTACTGAAACACCGGAAACAGCTCCGTCATCAGCCCCTTCAATCTTAGTTACTCCAGAGTCCCAGCACATCTCGATCTTCTCGTTGGCGAGAGTTCGGTCTGCCATTATCTTGGAGGCCCTTAACTCGTCTCTGCGATGAATTAAGGTCACTTTCGATGCAAAGCGTGTGAGGAAAAGAGCTTCTTCGCAGGCTGAGTCTCCTCCACCTACTACTACTACATCCATATCCCGGTAGAAGGCTCCATCGCAGGTGGCGCATGTGGATACTCCGCCCGTTCCGAAAAGTTTCTTTTCCGAATCGAGGCCTAGCAAACGCGGGGAAGCACCCGTTGAAATGATCACGGTCTTCGCTTCATAGGTTTTATCGCCTGCCTTCAGGATTTTAACATCACCGGAAAAATCGACTGAATCGATCAGGTTGTTTTCGAAGCGGGTTCCAAAACGGGTGGCTTGTTTCCTTAGGTTATCCATCAGTGAGTAACCATCGATTCCTTCCGGCCAGCCGGGGAAGTTTTCCACTTCCGAGGTTGTGGTAAGCTGTCCACCTGGCTGGTTACCTTCGATTACCAAAGGGTTCAGGTTTGCTCTGCCAGTGTAAATAGCCGCGGTTAATCCGGCGCAGCCGGTTCCAACAATGATGACGTTTTCCATAGTGGTGATAAAAAGCGAAAGGCGCTAATAAGAGGGCTTTGTTCTGGGAGGTCAAAGAATTTTGCCAACCCTTTTTCAAGCTTCTTTGTTGAGCGCTATGAAATGTGATTGTGGACCCTTAGTCGTTCATCGTTTCTTTGCCTTTCACTTCGCTTCGTCATTGATCTTTCCAGTTCGTTTGACCAGCGTCCTCGCCTTCATGTCTAAGGAATTTTCAATCATCGACAGTCATTGTCACCTGGACCGGTTTTACCATAAAGGGAAGCTTCCGGCAGTTATCGACCAGGCTCAGGAAGCTGGCGTGAATCGTATGATAACGGTTGGGACCTCAGATGAAGACTGGCCTTTGTATGCCCAGTTGAATCAAGAACACCGTGGCTTAATCGACTATACTGTGGGTCTTCATCCCTGCCATGTGGAAGAGGATTGGGAAAAGCAAGTAGAGCAACTACGTCCCTATTTTGAAAAAGACAGCTACCGCCCCGTGGCTCTCGGAGAGATTGGATTGGATTACTTTCACTTACCGAAGAAAGACCAAGAGAAGGCGGAGCAATTGAAGGCGTGGCAGGTCTCGGCTTTACGTTTCCAACTCGAGTTGGTGCGCGAATTCGATTGCCCGGTGGTTATTCATTCCCGTGGTGCTTTTGAAGATTGTATCCAAGAGTTGGATGCAGCTGCAATAAATTGGAGCAAAGTGGTATTCCATTGCTTCGTTGAAAATGCCGAGGCAATGGCTACGTTGAACGAGCGCGGAGGCCGAGGGTCTTTCACTGGTATTATTACTTTTAAAAATGCCGATGACGTGAGAGCAGCAGCGTTAGCCCAAGGACTGGATAGGCTCATGGTGGAAACAGATGCTCCTTACCTGGCACCCGTGCCTCATCGAGGCAAACCCTGTTATCCTGCCTACACCGCGTTCACAGCAAAGTACTGTGCGGACATGTTCGGGGTTAGCGAAATAGAGATTGCCGATTGCTCTCGTAGCAATACGGAGGAATTTTTCGGATTAGTTTAGCGGCCTTAGCCTTCGTTAAACTGGCTCTTGAAGAGCGCATCCATTTCGTCGAGCAATTGCTCGGCACCTGAACCGTTGGCAATGAACTTCAGCTTGGAGCCTTGTCCAGCAGCCAGCATCATGAGGCCCATAATACTTTTGCCGTTAACCAATTCGCCGTCTCTTTCAACATAGACCTCAGCGTCGTATTTGTTGGCTACCCTTACAATCATGGCCGCAGGACGGGC
This genomic stretch from Opitutia bacterium ISCC 52 harbors:
- the trxB gene encoding thioredoxin-disulfide reductase — protein: MENVIIVGTGCAGLTAAIYTGRANLNPLVIEGNQPGGQLTTTSEVENFPGWPEGIDGYSLMDNLRKQATRFGTRFENNLIDSVDFSGDVKILKAGDKTYEAKTVIISTGASPRLLGLDSEKKLFGTGGVSTCATCDGAFYRDMDVVVVGGGDSACEEALFLTRFASKVTLIHRRDELRASKIMADRTLANEKIEMCWDSGVTKIEGADDGAVSGVSVKNLKTGEEKTIPCKGAFIAIGHIPNTQAFADALKTDENGYFLAEPGSQIRTNVPGVYVAGDCVDHVFRQAITAAGMGCQAAIEAERWMAEQG
- a CDS encoding HPr family phosphocarrier protein encodes the protein MEQTTENEGQERMVEVINKMGIHARPAAMIVRVANKYDAEVYVERDGELVNGKSIMGLMMLAAGQGSKLKFIANGSGAEQLLDEMDALFKSQFNEG
- a CDS encoding TatD family hydrolase, coding for MSKEFSIIDSHCHLDRFYHKGKLPAVIDQAQEAGVNRMITVGTSDEDWPLYAQLNQEHRGLIDYTVGLHPCHVEEDWEKQVEQLRPYFEKDSYRPVALGEIGLDYFHLPKKDQEKAEQLKAWQVSALRFQLELVREFDCPVVIHSRGAFEDCIQELDAAAINWSKVVFHCFVENAEAMATLNERGGRGSFTGIITFKNADDVRAAALAQGLDRLMVETDAPYLAPVPHRGKPCYPAYTAFTAKYCADMFGVSEIEIADCSRSNTEEFFGLV